From the genome of Streptomyces ficellus:
CGGAGTACCAGGCGAGGCCGCTGCGGGCGATGGCCCAGCTGGCGCGGCCGAGGTCGCCCTTGGCGTCCTTGTTGGCGACGATGCGCGGGTGGGCGGCGAGGCGGACGATCGTCTCGGTGTCGATCGGGACGCCGCTGCGGCCGGGGATGTCGTACAGCATCACGGGGAGGCCGGTGGCGTCCGCGATGGCCGTGAAGTGGCGGAAGAGGCCCTCTTGCGGGGGCTTGTTGTAGTACGGCGTGACGGCGAGCAGGCCGTGTGCGCCGGCGCGCTCCGCGGCGCGGGCGAGCTCGACCGAATGGTGGGTGTCGTTGGTGCCGATGCCGGCGACGATGTGGGCCCGGTCGCCGACGGCCTCCAGGACCGCCCGTACGAGCTGGTCTTTCTCCGCGTCGCTGGTGGTCGGGGACTCGCCGGTGGTGCCGTTGACGATCAGGCCGTCGTTGCCTGCGTCGACCAGGTGGGCGGCGAGCCGCTGAGCGCCGTCGAGGTCGAGTGCGCCGTCCGCCGTGAAGGGCGTGACCATCGCGGTGAGGACCCGCCCGAAGGGGGTCTGCGGAGTGGAGATCGGAGCCATGGGTAACACGCTACTCGCTGCTCTGCCCGCCGGGCCCCCTCGGGGGACGTGAGGAAGGTGGAGCCCGGCACTGCCTGCTCGGGGGTTCAAGCAGTGCCGGGTCCGTTTGATCAGCCTAGATGAACTTCTCGAAGCGCCGCAATACGGACACTTCGGGCGGATGATCCGTACATCTGTACCGCGCGTTGACCTGGGACGACTACGGAGCGACGCGGCCGTTGGCGTTGAACGCGGCGTACGTGAGAGGCATCAGCCGGGCCCACTCCCGCTCCATCTTCTCGCCGACCATCTCGATCTCACGTTGTGGGAAGGAGGGGACCTTGGCCAGCTCGTGCTGGGTGCGCAGGCCGAGGAAGTGCATCAGCGAGCGGGCGTTGCACGTCGCGTACATCGAGGAGAACAGGCCGACGGGGAGGACCGAGCGGGCGACCTCGCGGGCGACCCCTGCGGCGAGCATCTCCTGGTACGCCTCGTACGCCTGGACGTACGACGCCTCCATCGTGCGCCCCACGAGCTCCTGCTGCTCCCGCGTGCCCTCGACGAAGACGTACTTGCCGGGGCGGCCCTCCTGGACGAGCTTGCGGGAGGCGTCCGGGACGTAGAAGACCGGCTCCAGCTCCCGGTAGCGGCCCGACTCCTCGTTGTACGACCAGCCCACCCGGTGCCGCATGAACTCGCGGAAGACGAAGATCGGGGCGCTGACGAAGAACGTCATGGAGTTGTGCTCGAAGGGGCTGCCGTGCCGGTCCCGCATCAGGTAGTTGATGAGCCCCTTGGAGCGCTCGGGGTCCTTCTGGAGTTCCTCCAGGGACTGCTCGCCGGCCGTGGAGACACGCGCCGCCCACAGGACATCGGAGTCGGCCGCGCTGTGCTTGACCAGCTCGACGGTCACATCGCTGCGGAAGCTGGGCTTGAGGTCTTCGGCGGGGGTGTCGGTCACCGGCGCGGTCCTTCCAGTTGCGTCGCTCGGGGCGGCGCCCACTCTACGGCCCGGCACCGACAGCACATGAATCCCTTGGATTCGGGCACCGAGAGGGGCACCAAACCGCTGCTTCGTACGTCTCACCCCATAGCAGCGTCCACCACCCGTTCCCAAGGAGGGTTCTCACATGTTCCGCCGGCGTGAGGCAGTCCCGTTCGCGTTCGTCGCCGAGGCCGACCGCTTCCGCAGTAACGTCACTCCCCCGGCTCGGCAGCGTCCGAGCATTTCCGAGGTCACCGGTCGTACGCTGATCGGGCTGACCGTCGTGGCCGGTCTGGTCGGGTCGCTGCTCTTCGGCCTTCCGGCGATGGAGGCCGGCCCCGCGAGCACCGGTCACGGTCAGCAGTCCGAGGCGTCCCACGGGCGTTGACCCGGGCCGTGCCCCGTACGGCCACCCTGAGGTGGCCGGTCGCCGAACCGCTGGGTAGCCTCACCCGGCACAGCCCATCGAGCGTGCGTATGAGTGAGGACCAGCCGTGCCCCTGCCCTTCCTGACGGCCGACCGTGGTTTCGACACCGAGGACGACGTCGCGCTGCCGTTCGACGACCACGATCAGTGGCGCCGGCCGTACCGCCCGGGGCCCTGGCGGGTCGGGGCGGCGGCGCTAGCCCTGCTGCTCGCGTCGTTCATGCTGCTCGCCACCATGATCATCGCCTTCGCGGGCGGGCTTCCGGCCGCCGCCGTGTGCTTCGGGCTGGCGGCGGTGGTGATCGTCGGCGCGCTGCGGATGCTGCGCGTGGGCACCTGGGTGAGCCGCCACGGCCTGCGGCGCGTCGGCTTCTTCCGGACGACGACGCTCGCGTGGGCACAGTCGGGCGGCGTACGCACCGTGCAGCAGCCCGTGCGGTGGCTCGGGCTGCCCAGGACCGTGCAGGGCCAGGCCCTGGTCGTCGTACGCAAGGGTGGTGAGCAGCTCCCGCTGCTCACCGACCACAACGCGGACTTCCTGTCCCGGGTCGAGGCGTTCGACCGGGCGGCCGACACGGTCGAGGCCTGGAGCGCGGAGTACGCGGTCAGTTCCTGACCGGCTCGGCGCCCCGGCGCCCGCCCTCGTGGAGGGCGATCGCGCGCTGCATCGCCTTACGGGCCCGCGGTGTGTCGCGGGCGTCGTGGTAGGCGACGGCGAGCCGGAACCAGCAGCGCCAGTCGTCCGGCGAGTCCTCGGTCTCGGCGCGCCGCGCGGCGAAGACGGCGTCGGCCGAGTCGCGGTCGATGCGCCCGCCGGGGGTGCGCCTCAACTCGTCGACGGGCAGGCCGCCTTCGGCCTCCAGCTCGGCGGCCAGGCGGTTGGCCCTGGTGACGAACTGGGTGTTCTTCCACAGGAACCAGACACCGATCACCGGCAGGACGAGCACCGCGCAGCCGAAGGTGACGGTGAGCGCGGTGCCCTGCTGGATCAGCATCACGCCGCGGCTGCCGACCAGGACGAAGTAGACGACCAGGACGGCTGCCGTGACGAAGTACGTGATCTTGGCGCGCATGACGTGATCAGCCCAGGTCCAGGAAGTGTTCCAGGCCGAAGGTGAGCCCGGGGGTGGTCACCACGCGGCGCGCGCCGAGCAGGATGCCCGGCATGAAGCTGCTGTGGTGCAGCGAGTCGTGGCGGACGGTCAGGGTCTCGCCCTCGCCGCCGAGCAGCACCTCCTGGTGGGCCAGCAGGCCCCGCAGCCGTACCGCGTGCACCGGCACCCCGTCCACGTCCGCGCCGCGCGCGCCGTCCAGGGCCGTCGCCGTGGCGTCCGGCTGCGGGGCGAGACCCGCCTCGGCGCGGGCGGCGGCGATGAGCTGGGCGGTGCGGGTGGCGGTGCCGGAGGGGGCGTCCACCTTGTTCGGGTGGTGGAGCTCGACGACCTCGACCGACTCGAAGTACGGCGCGGCGATCTGCGCGAACTTCATGGTGAGGACGGCGCCGATGGAGAAGTTCGGCGCGATGAGCACACCGGTCTCCGGGGAGGCCTCCAGCCAGCCGTTCAGCTGGGAGAGGCGCTCCTCGGTCCAGCCGGTGGTGCCGACCACGGCGTGGATGCCGTGGCGTACGCAGAAGTCGAGGTTGCCCATGACGGAGGCGGGTGTGGTGAGCTCCACCGCCACCTGGGCGCCCTTCTCGGCGAGCGTCTCCAACTTGTCGCCCCGGCCGAGGGCCGCGACCAGTTCCATGTCGTCGGCGGCCTCGACGGCGCGTACGGCCTCGGAGCCGATGCGTCCCCTGGCGCCGATGACCGCGACCCGCAGCTTGCTGCTCATGCTCGTACTTCCTTCGGTTCCGTCCGGGTTCCGTCTCGCGGCCGCGGTCACGCGACCGCGGTGTGGAGGCGGTCCGCCTGCTTGTCCTTCAGGGGCCCGATCACCGACAGCGACGGGCGCTGCCCGAGGAGCTCGGCGGCCACCTCCCGTACATCATCGGGCGTCACGGCCGACATCTGCGCGAGCATGTCGTCGACCGACATCTGATCGCCCCAGCACAGCTCGCTCTTGCCGATGCGGTTCATCAGCGCGCCGGTGTCCTCCAGGCCGAGGACGGTGGAGCCCTTCAGCTGGCCGATCGCCCGCTCGATCTCGTCGTCGGTCAGGCCTTCGCCCGCGACCCGGTCCAGCTCGTCGCGGCAGATCCGCAGGACGTCGTGGACCTGGTTGGGCCGGCAGCCCGCGTAGACGCCGAACAGGCCGCAGTCGGCGAAGCCGGAGGTGTACGAGTACACGCTGTACGCCAGGCCGCGCTTCTCGCGGACCTCCTGGAACAGGCGGGAGGACATCCCGCCGCCGAGGGCCGTGTTCAGCACGCCGAGCGCCCAGCGGCGGTCGTCGGTGCGGGCGAGGCCCGGCACACCGAGGACGACGTGCGCCTGCTCGGTGCGGCGGCTGAGGACCTCGACGCGGCCCGCGGTGCGGATGGTGCGGCGGCCGTCGCGCGGGGCGACCGGGGCGGCGTCGGTACGGGTGAGGGCGCCGGCCTTCTCGAAGGCGCGGCGGACCTGGCGTACGACCGTGGCGTGGTCGATGTTGCCCGCGGCGGCGACGACCAGGTGCGTGGGGTCGTAGTGCTTCTTGTAGAAGCGGCGCACGCGGTCGGCGGTGAGGGCCTCGACGGTGTCGACGGTGCCGAGGACCGGGCGGCCCAGCGGCGTGTCGCCGAACATCGTCTTCGCGAACAGGTCGTGGACGACGTCGCCCGGGTCGTCCTCGGTCATCGCGATCTCTTCGAGGATGACGCCGCGCTCGGCGTCGACGTCCTCCTGGAGGATCAGCGAGCCGGTGAGCATGTCGCACACCACGTCGATGGCGAGCGGCAGGTCGGTGTCCAGCACCCGCGCGTAGTAGCAGGTGTACTCCTTCGCCGTGAAGGCGTTCATCTCGCCGCCGACCGCGTCGATCGCGGAGGAGATGTCGAGGGCGCTGCGCCGGTGCGTGCCCTTGAAGAGGAGGTGCTCCAGGTAGTGCGTGGCGCCGCCGAGGGAGGGCGTCTCGTCGCGCGAGCCGACGTGCGCCCAGATGCCGAAGGTGGCGGAGCGTACGGACGGCAGGGTCTCGGTGACGATGCGCAGGCCGCCGGGCAGGGTCGTGCGGCGGACCGTGCCGATGCCGTCCTTGCCCTTGAGGAGCGTTTGGGTACGGGCGACGGCCCGCGCCTCCGGGGAGGTGCGGGCCGTCGCCTTCGAACTACGGGACGTCACTGGTCGGCGTCGTCCTTCTTCTCGCCCTCGGCGGCGTCCTCGTCCGCCATCACGGGGATGAGGGAGAGCTTGCCGCGCTGGTCGATCTCGGCGATCTCGACCTGGACCTTGGCGCCCACCGCGAGCACGTCCTCGACGTTCTCCACGCGCTTGCCACCGGCGAGCTTGCGGATCTGCGAGATGTGCAGCAGGCCGTCCTTGCCGGGCATCAGGGACACGAACGCACCGAAGGTGGTGGTCTTGACGACCGTACCCAGGTAGCGCTCGCCGACCTCCGGCATGGTCGGGTTGGCGATGCCGTTGATCGTGGCGCGGGCGGCCTCGGCCTGCGAGCCGACCTGGGCACCGATGTAGATGGTGCCGTCGTCCTCGATCGTGATCTCGGCGCCGGTGTCCTCCTGGATCTGG
Proteins encoded in this window:
- a CDS encoding tetratricopeptide repeat protein — encoded protein: MRAKITYFVTAAVLVVYFVLVGSRGVMLIQQGTALTVTFGCAVLVLPVIGVWFLWKNTQFVTRANRLAAELEAEGGLPVDELRRTPGGRIDRDSADAVFAARRAETEDSPDDWRCWFRLAVAYHDARDTPRARKAMQRAIALHEGGRRGAEPVRN
- the thyX gene encoding FAD-dependent thymidylate synthase; the protein is MTDTPAEDLKPSFRSDVTVELVKHSAADSDVLWAARVSTAGEQSLEELQKDPERSKGLINYLMRDRHGSPFEHNSMTFFVSAPIFVFREFMRHRVGWSYNEESGRYRELEPVFYVPDASRKLVQEGRPGKYVFVEGTREQQELVGRTMEASYVQAYEAYQEMLAAGVAREVARSVLPVGLFSSMYATCNARSLMHFLGLRTQHELAKVPSFPQREIEMVGEKMEREWARLMPLTYAAFNANGRVAP
- a CDS encoding M16 family metallopeptidase translates to MTSRSSKATARTSPEARAVARTQTLLKGKDGIGTVRRTTLPGGLRIVTETLPSVRSATFGIWAHVGSRDETPSLGGATHYLEHLLFKGTHRRSALDISSAIDAVGGEMNAFTAKEYTCYYARVLDTDLPLAIDVVCDMLTGSLILQEDVDAERGVILEEIAMTEDDPGDVVHDLFAKTMFGDTPLGRPVLGTVDTVEALTADRVRRFYKKHYDPTHLVVAAAGNIDHATVVRQVRRAFEKAGALTRTDAAPVAPRDGRRTIRTAGRVEVLSRRTEQAHVVLGVPGLARTDDRRWALGVLNTALGGGMSSRLFQEVREKRGLAYSVYSYTSGFADCGLFGVYAGCRPNQVHDVLRICRDELDRVAGEGLTDDEIERAIGQLKGSTVLGLEDTGALMNRIGKSELCWGDQMSVDDMLAQMSAVTPDDVREVAAELLGQRPSLSVIGPLKDKQADRLHTAVA
- the dapB gene encoding 4-hydroxy-tetrahydrodipicolinate reductase, whose protein sequence is MSSKLRVAVIGARGRIGSEAVRAVEAADDMELVAALGRGDKLETLAEKGAQVAVELTTPASVMGNLDFCVRHGIHAVVGTTGWTEERLSQLNGWLEASPETGVLIAPNFSIGAVLTMKFAQIAAPYFESVEVVELHHPNKVDAPSGTATRTAQLIAAARAEAGLAPQPDATATALDGARGADVDGVPVHAVRLRGLLAHQEVLLGGEGETLTVRHDSLHHSSFMPGILLGARRVVTTPGLTFGLEHFLDLG
- the dapA gene encoding 4-hydroxy-tetrahydrodipicolinate synthase — translated: MAPISTPQTPFGRVLTAMVTPFTADGALDLDGAQRLAAHLVDAGNDGLIVNGTTGESPTTSDAEKDQLVRAVLEAVGDRAHIVAGIGTNDTHHSVELARAAERAGAHGLLAVTPYYNKPPQEGLFRHFTAIADATGLPVMLYDIPGRSGVPIDTETIVRLAAHPRIVANKDAKGDLGRASWAIARSGLAWYSGDDMLNLPLLSVGACGFVSVVSHVVTPELRALIDAHLSGDVQKATEVHQRLLPVFTGMFRTQGVITTKAALTLQGLPAGPLRLPLVELSPEETAQLKIDLAAGGVQL